Proteins encoded together in one Telopea speciosissima isolate NSW1024214 ecotype Mountain lineage chromosome 4, Tspe_v1, whole genome shotgun sequence window:
- the LOC122660560 gene encoding ubiquitin fusion degradation protein 1 homolog isoform X2 gives MFFEGYGYHGTSFEQTYRCYPASFIDKPQLEGGDKIIMPPSALDRLASLHIDYPMLFELRNAAAERVSHCGVLEFIAEEGMIYMPYWMMENMLLQEGDTVRVKNMTLPKGTYVKLQPHTMDFLDISNPKAILETTLRNFSCLTTGDSIMVAYNNKKYYIDIIETKPANAISIIETDCEVDFAPPLDYKEPERQAPSVPISKAPAPVEEAVLEPTFSPFTGIGRRLDGKSFNHQHPPVSSPASKDKQPGAANGRPSAASTSQSTRQPQGKLVFGSTANHGQKETQNQHVKDSKQEEALKKEEPKFQAFTGKKYSLKG, from the exons ATG TTTTTTGAAGGTTACGGATACCATGGAACATCATTTGAGCAGACATACCGTTGTTACCCTGCTTCTTTTATCGATAAG CCTCAGTTGGAAGGTGGGGATAAGA TTATAATGCCTCCCTCAGCCCTTGACCGCCTTG CATCTCTTCATATTGATTATCCAATGTTGTTTGAGCTTCGTAATGCTGCTGCTGAGCGGGTTTCACATTGCGGTGTTCTGGAGTTCATTGCTGAAGAAGGAATGATCTACATGCCATATTGG ATGATGGAAAACATGCTGTTACAAGAGGGAGACACCGTGCGGGTGAAAAACATGACTCTTCCAAAAGGAACATATGTAAAGTTGCAGCCTCACACGATGGATTTCTTAGATATCTCCAACCCAAAAGCCAT CTTGGAGACTACATTGAGGAACTTCTCCTGCTTGACCACGGGAGACAGTATCATGGTAGCCTATAACAATAAGAAGTATTACATAGATATCATAGAAACAAAGCCTGCTAATGCGATAAGTATTATTGAGACAGATTGCGAGGTGGATTTTGCACCTCCTCTTGATTACAAGGAACCTGAAAGACAGGCACCATCAGTACCTATAAGCAAGGCACCTGCTCCAG TTGAAGAGGCTGTGCTAGAACCAACTTTCAGCCCATTTACTGGTATTGGGAGACGCTTGGATGGCAAGTCATTTAATCATCAACACCCACCAGTTTCGTCTCCCGCATCCAAAGACAAGCAGCCAGGGGCTGCCAACGGTAGGCCTTCAGCTGCATCTACTTCACAAAGTACCCGTCAACCCCAGGGGAAGCTTGTGTTTGGGTCAACTGCGAACCATGGtcaaaaagaaacccaaaat CAACATGTGAAGGACTCAAAGCAAGAGGAAGCCctaaagaaagaagagcccAAGTTTCAAGCTTTCACAGGGAAGAAGTACTCATTGAAGGGGTGA
- the LOC122660560 gene encoding ubiquitin fusion degradation protein 1 homolog isoform X1, producing the protein MFFEGYGYHGTSFEQTYRCYPASFIDKPQLEGGDKIIMPPSALDRLASLHIDYPMLFELRNAAAERVSHCGVLEFIAEEGMIYMPYWMMENMLLQEGDTVRVKNMTLPKGTYVKLQPHTMDFLDISNPKAILETTLRNFSCLTTGDSIMVAYNNKKYYIDIIETKPANAISIIETDCEVDFAPPLDYKEPERQAPSVPISKAPAPVEEAVLEPTFSPFTGIGRRLDGKSFNHQHPPVSSPASKDKQPGAANGRPSAASTSQSTRQPQGKLVFGSTANHGQKETQNQQHVKDSKQEEALKKEEPKFQAFTGKKYSLKG; encoded by the exons ATG TTTTTTGAAGGTTACGGATACCATGGAACATCATTTGAGCAGACATACCGTTGTTACCCTGCTTCTTTTATCGATAAG CCTCAGTTGGAAGGTGGGGATAAGA TTATAATGCCTCCCTCAGCCCTTGACCGCCTTG CATCTCTTCATATTGATTATCCAATGTTGTTTGAGCTTCGTAATGCTGCTGCTGAGCGGGTTTCACATTGCGGTGTTCTGGAGTTCATTGCTGAAGAAGGAATGATCTACATGCCATATTGG ATGATGGAAAACATGCTGTTACAAGAGGGAGACACCGTGCGGGTGAAAAACATGACTCTTCCAAAAGGAACATATGTAAAGTTGCAGCCTCACACGATGGATTTCTTAGATATCTCCAACCCAAAAGCCAT CTTGGAGACTACATTGAGGAACTTCTCCTGCTTGACCACGGGAGACAGTATCATGGTAGCCTATAACAATAAGAAGTATTACATAGATATCATAGAAACAAAGCCTGCTAATGCGATAAGTATTATTGAGACAGATTGCGAGGTGGATTTTGCACCTCCTCTTGATTACAAGGAACCTGAAAGACAGGCACCATCAGTACCTATAAGCAAGGCACCTGCTCCAG TTGAAGAGGCTGTGCTAGAACCAACTTTCAGCCCATTTACTGGTATTGGGAGACGCTTGGATGGCAAGTCATTTAATCATCAACACCCACCAGTTTCGTCTCCCGCATCCAAAGACAAGCAGCCAGGGGCTGCCAACGGTAGGCCTTCAGCTGCATCTACTTCACAAAGTACCCGTCAACCCCAGGGGAAGCTTGTGTTTGGGTCAACTGCGAACCATGGtcaaaaagaaacccaaaat CAGCAACATGTGAAGGACTCAAAGCAAGAGGAAGCCctaaagaaagaagagcccAAGTTTCAAGCTTTCACAGGGAAGAAGTACTCATTGAAGGGGTGA
- the LOC122657514 gene encoding probable LRR receptor-like serine/threonine-protein kinase At4g36180 codes for MASTNATTLLYLLLLSAFFYSDYAQKSLEAQTEIEALTSFKHNLYDPLDALNGWDSTTPSAPCDWRGILCYNGRVRELRLPRLQLSGPLSDRLSNLQELHKLSLRSNHFNGSIPPSLSKCSRLRALYLQYNSFSGRLPAVIANLTNLQVLNVAENLLSAGITADLPPSLRYLDLSSNAFSGEIPRNFSPSSGLQLINLSFNRFTGAIPQTLGELQQLQYLWLDWNLLEGTLPSALANCSTLMHLSVQGNALRGLIPVAIGALPRLQVLSLTHNNLSGAVPSSAFCNVSVYPPSLRIVQLGFNAFTSLVSPSEATFYSVLQVLDLQQNQIHGMFPSWLTNVSTLAVLDLSGNSFSGMLPVGIGNLFKLEELRVANNSFHGDIPSEIQKCNLLSVLDLEGNSFTGEIPALLGKLKDLKVLSLGRNSFSGPIPASLGSLSELETLNLERNNLTGNIPKELMWLGNLTILDLGDNRLSGEVPSNIGDVRGLLVLNMSGNGFSGRIPTSIGSLLQLKVLDFSRQNLSGELPLELSGLPNLQYIALQENAFSGDVPQGFSSLLSLRYLNLTSNAFSGEIPATYGFLRSLTILSLSNNHITSSIPPELGNCSDLEVLQLRSDGLTGQIPADILRLSNLKEFDLGHNDLTGKIPEQISRCKSLRSLLLNDNRLSGAIPNSLSDLSNLTELDLSANNLHGVIPGNLALLSDLRRFNVSKNNLQGEIPYMLGSRFNDPSAFAFNRDLCGKPSNMKCENVTKTNKRKKKKLILLVAVAVAGACLTTLCCCCYVFSLLRWRKRLRQGGSGEKKRSPARVSSGGAEGGRGSRENGNGGPKLVMFNNKLTYAETLEATRQFDEENVLSRGKYGLVFKACFQDGTVLSIRRLPDGSIGEGTFRKEAELLGKVKHRNLTVLRGYYAGTPDVRLLVYDYMPNGNLATLLQEASHQDGHVLNWPMRHLIALGVARGLAFLHTASMVHGDVKPQNVLFDADFEAHLSDFGLDRLTVATPAEASTSSTTVGSLGYVSPEAALTGEVSKGADVYSFGIVLLELLTGKRPVMFTQDEDIVKWVKRQLQRGQISELLEPGLLELDPESSEWEEFLLGVKVGLLCTAPDPQDRPSMADIVFMLEGCRAGPDIPSSADPTSLPSPA; via the coding sequence ATGGCTTCCACCAATGCTACTACTCTTCTCTACCTGCTGCTCCTCTCAGCCTTCTTCTACTCAGACTATGCTCAAAAGAGTCTGGAAGCTCAAACAGAGATTGAAGCTCTAACTTCCTTCAAGCACAATCTCTACGATCCTCTTGACGCTTTAAACGGATGGGATTCAACCACTCCTTCCGCTCCTTGCGATTGGCGTGGCATCCTCTGCTACAATGGCCGTGTTCGTGAGCTCCGCTTGCCTCGTCTACAACTCTCTGGTCCTCTCTCCGATCGTCTTTCTAACCTGCAGGAACTTCACAAGCTTAGCCTCCGCTCCAACCACTTCAATGGCTCCATCCCTCCATCCCTCTCGAAATGCTCTCGTCTCCGTGCCCTTTACCTTCAGTACAACTCTTTCTCTGGTCGTCTCCCCGCAGTGATTGCCAACCTAACCAATCTTCAGGTCCTAAATGTAGCTGAAAACCTTCTCTCCGCTGGAATCACTGCCGATCTCCCGCCCAGCCTCCGCTACCTTGATCTCTCATCCAACGCCTTCTCTGGTGAGATTCCCCGCAACTTCTCCCCATCGTCTGGGCTTCAGCTCATCAACCTCTCCTTCAATCGCTTCACCGGAGCGATTCCGCAGACGTTAGGAGAGCTTCAGCAGCTTCAGTATCTATGGCTGGACTGGAATCTATTGGAGGGAACTCTACCTTCCGCGCTTGCCAACTGTTCTACGCTCATGCATTTGAGTGTTCAAGGCAATGCGCTTCGAGGTTTGATCCCAGTCGCTATCGGGGCTCTTCCGAGACTACAAGTGCTTTCCCTCACACACAATAATCTCTCTGGTGCAGTTCCCTCTTCCGCATTCTGCAATGTTTCTGTATACCCTCCATCATTAAGGATCGTTCAGCTGGGATTTAACGCATTCACGAGTCTTGTTTCTCCTTCAGAAGCCACATTCTACAGTGTCTTACAAGTCTTAGATCTTCAACAGAATCAGATACATGGCATGTTCCCCTCGTGGTTAACGAATGTGTCTACTCTAGCGGTGCTTGATCTTTCCGGGAACTCGTTCTCCGGCATGCTACCAGTTGGTATCGGTAACCTCTTCAAGTTAGAAGAACTAAGGGTGGCGAACAACTCTTTTCACGGAGATATCCCCAGTGAGATTCAAAAGTGCAATTTGCTGAGCGTTCTTGATCTTGAAGGGAACAGTTTCACCGGCGAGATTCCTGCACTCTTGGGGAAGCTCAAGGATTTGAAGGTTTTGTCTCTTGGGAGAAACTCCTTCTCGGGTCCCATTCCAGCGTCTCTTGGAAGTCTTTCAGAGCTCGAAACCCTGAATCTGGAACGTAATAACCTCACGGGGAATATTCCAAAAGAACTGATGTGGTTGGGAAATCTAACTATTTTGGACCTGGGTGACAATAGACTATCTGGAGAAGTTCCTTCTAACATTGGGGACGTGCGGGGTTTGCTGGTTTTGAATATGAGTGGTAATGGCTTCTCCGGGAGGATTCCCACGAGCATCGGATCACTTTTGCAGCTCAAGGTACTGGATTTCAGCCGGCAGAATCTCTCCGGCGAATTACCCTTAGAGCTTTCTGGTTTGCCTAATCTGCAATATATTGCTCTTCAAGAGAATGCATTCTCAGGGGATGTTCCTCAAGGTTTCAGCAGCTTATTGAGTTTGAGATATCTGAACCTGACGTCCAATGCCTTCTCTGGAGAGATTCCGGCAACCTATGGATTTCTCAGGTCATTAACCATTCTTTCTCTATCCAACAATCACATTACCAGCTCCATTCCTCCCGAGCTCGGCAATTGCTCTGATCTTGAAGTCCTTCAGCTCCGCTCAGATGGTTTGACCGGTCAAATCCCAGCTGATATCTTACGTCTATCGAATTTGAAGGAGTTCGACTTGGGTCACAACGATTTGACGGGTAAAATCCCAGAGCAGATTTCCAGATGTAAATCCCTAAGGTCACTGTTATTGAATGACAATCGCCTCTCGGGTGCAATACCAAACTCTCTTTCAGATTTATCAAATTTGACGGAACTGGACCTCTCTGCCAACAACTTGCATGGGGTGATACCGGGGAATCTGGCCCTCCTCTCTGACTTGAGACGCTTCAATGTATCAAAAAATAACCTCCAAGGAGAGATACCATATATGTTGGGTTCTCGATTCAATGATCCTTCAGCATTTGCGTTCAATCGAGATTTGTGTGGGAAGCCATCGAATATGAAATGTGAGAATGTAACTAAAAcgaacaagaggaagaagaagaagctgatcTTGTTGGTGGCAGTTGCCGTTGCAGGAGCTTGCCTGACGACATTATGTTGCTGCTGCTATGTTTTCAGTCTCTTGCGGTGGCGGAAGCGGCTCCGACAGGGTGGAAGTGGGGAGAAGAAAAGGAGCCCAGCACGTGTGAGCTCTGGAGGAGCAGAGGGAGGTCGTGGCAGCAGAGAGAATGGGAACGGAGGGCCAAAACTCGTAATGTTCAACAACAAGCTCACATACGCAGAGACATTGGAAGCGACCAGGCAGTTTGATGAGGAAAATGTGCTGAGCAGGGGAAAGTATGGGCTTGTGTTCAAGGCTTGCTTCCAGGACGGCACGGTGCTTTCAATCCGTCGCCTCCCTGATGGTTCCATCGGCGAGGGAACATTCCGAAAGGAAGCAGAGTTGCTGGGGAAGGTGAAGCACAGGAACCTAACAGTCCTCAGAGGATATTACGCTGGCACACCGGACGTTCGACTACTCGTGTACGACTACATGCCAAATGGGAACCTTGCTACTCTGCTACAAGAGGCATCACACCAGGACGGCCATGTCCTCAATTGGCCAATGCGCCATCTCATTGCCCTCGGGGTAGCTCGTGGGCTGGCCTTCTTGCACACGGCCTCCATGGTTCACGGGGATGTTAAGCCTCAGAATGTGCTCTTCGATGCCGACTTCGAAGCCCACCTATCCGATTTTGGGCTCGACCGGCTCACGGTGGCGACGCCGGCGGAAGCATCCACATCTTCAACCACGGTGGGATCCCTGGGGTATGTATCGCCGGAGGCGGCATTGACAGGGGAAGTGAGCAAGGGGGCCGACGTGTACAGTTTTGGAATTGTATTGCTTGAGCTATTGACGGGGAAGCGGCCGGTGATGTTTACGCAGGACGAAGACATAGTGAAGTGGGTGAAGAGGCAGTTGCAGAGGGGTCAGATATCGGAGCTGCTGGAGCCGGGGCTCCTGGAGCTCGACCCGGAGTCGTCAGAGTGGGAAGAGTTCCTGTTAGGGGTGAAGGTGGGGTTGCTGTGCACGGCACCCGACCCTCAAGACAGACCATCCATGGCCGACATTGTCTTCATGCTCGAAGGTTGCCGGGCTGGCCCCGACATTCCCTCTTCTGCCGATCCCACCTCTTTACCATCGCCGGCATGA